One window of the Microcoleus sp. AS-A8 genome contains the following:
- a CDS encoding NAD(P)H-quinone oxidoreductase subunit N has protein sequence MDFATIAAQLNAGIILPEGIILVTLVLVLLIDLISGRSATQTLPYVAIGGLLLALVALYYQWDVADPIAFLGEFNGDAMSIAFRGIIALSTAVTILMSIRYVQQAGTSLAEFIGILLSATLGAMFLSGANELVAIFVSLETLSISSYLLTGYMKRDPRSNEAALKYLLIGASSSAVFLYGVSLLYGLSGGETNLNAIATNVAILEAGQSLGILIALVFAIAGIAFKISAVPFHQWTPDVYEGSPTPVVAFLSVGSKAAGFALAIRLMTTAFPLVTEQWHFVFTALAILSLVLGNVVALTQTSMKRLLAYSSIAQAGFVMIGLIAGTDAGYASMIFYLLVYLFMNLGGFICVILFTLRTGTDQISEYAGLYQKDPLLTLGLSICLLSLGGIPPLAGFFGKIYLFWAGWQAGLYGLVILGLLASVVSIYYYIRVVKMMVVKEPQEMSDAVKDYPEIRWNLPGMRPLQVGLILTVIATTLAGILSNPLFELANSSVTRTPMLQQAVISHQQPAVSIQPIQNVDAQI, from the coding sequence ATGGATTTTGCCACTATTGCTGCCCAGCTGAATGCCGGGATAATTTTGCCAGAGGGAATTATACTAGTTACCCTCGTGCTGGTTTTATTGATTGACCTGATTTCGGGGAGAAGCGCTACTCAGACACTGCCCTATGTGGCGATTGGCGGTCTTCTGCTTGCCCTAGTCGCCCTCTACTACCAATGGGATGTTGCCGACCCCATTGCCTTTTTAGGGGAGTTCAACGGCGACGCCATGAGTATAGCGTTTCGCGGCATCATCGCCCTGTCAACGGCTGTCACGATTTTGATGTCGATTCGCTACGTGCAGCAAGCTGGCACGTCTTTAGCTGAGTTTATCGGCATTTTGCTCAGCGCGACCTTGGGGGCGATGTTCCTATCGGGAGCTAATGAGTTGGTGGCGATTTTTGTCTCCCTCGAAACGTTAAGTATTTCATCGTACCTCTTGACAGGTTACATGAAGCGTGACCCGCGTTCTAATGAGGCCGCGTTGAAATACTTGCTGATTGGGGCATCAAGCTCAGCCGTATTTCTCTATGGCGTCTCGTTGTTATACGGTTTGTCTGGAGGAGAGACGAACTTAAATGCGATCGCCACAAATGTCGCGATTTTAGAAGCCGGTCAATCCCTAGGAATTTTAATTGCTTTGGTGTTTGCGATCGCCGGGATTGCCTTTAAAATCTCAGCCGTTCCCTTCCACCAATGGACACCAGACGTTTACGAAGGGTCTCCCACTCCCGTGGTAGCCTTCCTCTCCGTCGGTTCCAAAGCCGCTGGTTTTGCCCTTGCCATTCGTTTGATGACCACCGCCTTCCCCTTGGTTACCGAACAGTGGCATTTTGTGTTCACCGCACTAGCCATCTTGAGCCTTGTTTTAGGGAACGTCGTCGCCCTGACTCAAACCAGCATGAAGCGCCTGTTAGCTTATTCTTCCATCGCTCAAGCTGGGTTTGTCATGATTGGTCTGATTGCCGGGACAGACGCCGGTTATGCCAGCATGATCTTTTACCTGCTGGTTTATTTATTCATGAACCTGGGCGGCTTTATCTGCGTGATTCTCTTCACCCTACGCACGGGAACTGACCAAATTAGCGAGTACGCGGGTTTATATCAAAAAGACCCCCTCTTAACGTTGGGATTGAGCATTTGTTTGCTCTCTTTAGGAGGAATTCCGCCTCTAGCCGGATTCTTCGGCAAAATCTACTTGTTCTGGGCCGGTTGGCAAGCCGGACTGTATGGTTTAGTCATACTCGGTTTGCTAGCGAGTGTAGTTTCAATTTACTACTACATCCGCGTCGTCAAGATGATGGTGGTAAAAGAACCCCAAGAAATGTCCGACGCCGTGAAGGATTATCCCGAAATCCGCTGGAACCTTCCTGGAATGCGCCCCTTGCAAGTGGGTTTAATCCTAACCGTTATTGCCACTACTCTGGCAGGGATTCTATCGAATCCTCTGTTTGAGTTGGCGAATAGTTCTGTTACCCGCACCCCAATGCTGCAACAAGCGGTGATTAGCCATCAGCAACCTGCTGTCAGCATTCAGCCGATTCAGAATGTAGACGCCCAGATTTAA
- a CDS encoding peptidoglycan-binding protein, whose amino-acid sequence MHTNSELVNTVGNATLISPKVYPWDSGPAVIELQELLRAHGFNLRVDGEFGSLTEKAVAAYQRAQGLTVDGVVGSKTWAALKTTVKPGTRRLSIGRTGTDVRYLQGLLQIQGYNVPCNGNFGASTQRAVMAFQERHKLKPTGLVDPTTWTVLQGNPPIPTPAKPTRWTFDFRKWR is encoded by the coding sequence ATGCATACCAATTCAGAACTGGTTAATACCGTTGGCAATGCTACTCTAATCAGTCCAAAGGTATATCCCTGGGATTCGGGGCCTGCTGTGATTGAATTGCAAGAGCTGTTACGCGCTCATGGGTTTAACCTCCGAGTCGATGGGGAGTTTGGCAGTTTAACCGAAAAGGCCGTCGCCGCCTATCAACGGGCACAGGGACTGACAGTTGACGGCGTTGTGGGTTCAAAAACTTGGGCGGCCTTAAAAACAACCGTCAAGCCTGGAACTCGCAGACTTAGCATCGGTCGCACAGGGACTGATGTTCGTTACTTACAAGGACTATTACAAATCCAGGGGTATAACGTCCCTTGCAATGGCAACTTTGGGGCTTCTACGCAGCGCGCTGTTATGGCTTTTCAGGAGAGACATAAGTTAAAACCCACTGGCTTGGTAGACCCTACAACTTGGACTGTTCTGCAAGGGAATCCCCCCATACCGACTCCTGCCAAACCAACTCGGTGGACGTTTGATTTCCGCAAATGGCGATGA
- a CDS encoding response regulator produces MSFEPIQKSVILLVDDTPINLEILLDLLEDSDFKVVVAEDGESALEMAEYAPPDLILLDVLMPGIDGFETCRRLKANPTTQDIPVIFMTALAEKVDKVKGLNLGAVDYIIKPLEHEEVLARVNIHLRLRHLTKRLTEQNERLQQEISERKRAQEEREQAFAALRQSESRFRRLVESNIIGIICTDVNGSITDANDAFLQMVGYDSSELLKGDLRWDEMTPLEYRGLDEKALAELLTSGVCTPYEKEFIHSDGSHIPIMIGGVLLEESQQSAVGFVLDLSERKIAEQKIREQAALLDITTDAILVRDLNKKIRFWNKGAERLYGWKAQEVIGKNVHELLYRRETLDQLEDSWKSLAECGSWQSELIQFTQEGKEIIVASRWTLVRDENGQPKSILTVNTDITEKKQLESQFLRTQRMESLGTLASGIAHDLNNALTPMMMAAQLLECKLPDEQSQQWLSILETNVKRAADLVKQVLLFSRGVAGKHTPLDVKYLIHEIEKIVKQTFSRAIEIRSELPTQNLGTISGDMTQLHQVLMNLCVNARDAMPDGGTLQISARNFWVDAHYAQMNIEAKVGPYIVITVSDTGMGISKEIIDRVFEPFFTTKELGKGTGLGLSTAIGIIKSHGGFVKVLSKVGKGTQFQVYLPAMPTTTIHCPSESHDELPTGHGELILVVDDEDSIRDITKTLLETYGYKVLQASDGIGAIALYTQHKEKINVVLIDMMMPNIDGPTAIGVLQKINPQVKIIAISGLVSNHKLGQFLGNSVKTFLPKPYTSDELLRNLQLVLSID; encoded by the coding sequence ATGAGTTTTGAACCTATACAAAAAAGTGTAATTTTACTCGTCGATGACACTCCCATTAATCTGGAAATTTTGCTCGATTTATTAGAGGATTCCGATTTCAAAGTTGTGGTCGCCGAAGATGGGGAAAGTGCGCTTGAAATGGCGGAATATGCCCCACCCGACTTAATTTTGTTGGACGTACTGATGCCAGGAATAGACGGTTTTGAAACTTGCCGTCGATTGAAAGCGAATCCAACCACTCAAGATATTCCTGTAATTTTCATGACTGCCCTGGCTGAGAAGGTGGATAAGGTCAAAGGGTTGAATCTTGGGGCAGTGGATTACATCATCAAACCGCTAGAGCATGAAGAGGTTTTAGCCCGCGTTAACATCCATCTACGCTTGCGGCACCTGACGAAGAGACTCACAGAACAAAATGAGCGATTACAACAAGAAATCTCTGAGCGCAAGCGAGCACAAGAGGAACGAGAGCAAGCCTTTGCAGCACTGCGGCAAAGTGAATCCCGGTTTAGGCGATTAGTTGAATCCAATATCATTGGGATTATTTGTACAGACGTTAACGGCAGTATCACCGATGCTAACGACGCCTTTCTACAAATGGTGGGATACGATAGCTCCGAACTCCTAAAAGGAGATTTGCGTTGGGACGAAATGACTCCATTAGAATATCGCGGTTTGGATGAAAAGGCGCTCGCAGAATTACTTACTTCTGGAGTTTGTACTCCCTACGAGAAAGAATTTATTCACTCTGATGGTAGCCACATTCCTATTATGATTGGAGGTGTTCTTCTAGAGGAGTCTCAACAGAGCGCAGTCGGTTTTGTCCTCGACCTCAGCGAACGCAAGATTGCCGAACAGAAAATCCGCGAACAAGCTGCTCTGCTCGATATCACGACAGATGCAATACTCGTGCGAGACTTGAACAAGAAAATCCGATTTTGGAACAAAGGAGCTGAACGTCTATACGGATGGAAAGCCCAAGAAGTGATCGGCAAAAATGTTCATGAGCTTCTGTATCGACGGGAAACCTTAGATCAACTCGAAGACAGTTGGAAAAGTCTCGCTGAATGTGGCTCGTGGCAAAGTGAATTAATACAATTCACCCAAGAAGGCAAAGAGATCATCGTTGCCAGTCGATGGACATTAGTGCGCGATGAAAATGGGCAACCCAAATCCATTCTTACGGTCAACACCGATATTACAGAGAAAAAACAACTCGAATCACAGTTTCTCCGAACCCAGCGAATGGAGAGTCTGGGAACCCTAGCCAGCGGTATTGCTCACGACCTCAACAATGCACTGACACCGATGATGATGGCAGCTCAACTTCTGGAATGTAAACTCCCAGATGAACAGAGCCAACAGTGGCTTTCGATCCTAGAAACCAATGTGAAACGTGCCGCAGATTTAGTCAAACAAGTACTGTTATTTTCACGAGGAGTCGCCGGTAAGCACACTCCCTTAGACGTAAAATACTTAATTCATGAAATTGAGAAAATTGTTAAACAGACATTTTCTAGAGCGATTGAAATTCGCAGTGAACTCCCAACACAAAATCTGGGGACTATCTCTGGCGATATGACTCAGTTACACCAAGTGTTAATGAACCTCTGCGTTAATGCTCGTGATGCTATGCCAGATGGGGGTACCCTCCAGATTTCTGCCAGAAATTTCTGGGTTGATGCTCACTATGCACAGATGAATATTGAGGCTAAGGTTGGTCCTTACATTGTGATTACTGTATCCGATACAGGTATGGGGATTTCCAAGGAAATAATAGATAGAGTTTTTGAGCCGTTTTTTACGACAAAAGAATTGGGAAAAGGCACAGGTCTTGGTCTTTCAACGGCGATTGGTATTATTAAAAGCCACGGCGGTTTTGTTAAAGTCTTAAGCAAAGTGGGAAAAGGAACACAATTTCAAGTGTACTTACCTGCAATGCCAACAACAACGATTCATTGTCCATCAGAAAGTCACGATGAATTACCCACAGGGCATGGAGAATTAATTCTCGTGGTTGATGACGAAGATTCAATTCGTGACATTACTAAAACCTTACTAGAAACTTATGGCTACAAAGTTTTACAGGCGAGTGACGGAATTGGCGCGATTGCTCTATATACACAACATAAGGAAAAAATTAATGTTGTGTTGATTGACATGATGATGCCCAATATAGATGGCCCAACGGCGATCGGCGTCTTACAAAAAATTAACCCCCAAGTCAAAATTATAGCCATTAGTGGGCTTGTGTCGAACCATAAGCTCGGTCAATTTCTAGGTAATAGCGTCAAAACTTTTTTGCCAAAGCCCTACACATCAGATGAATTGTTGAGAAACTTACAGCTCGTTCTCAGCATAGACTAG
- a CDS encoding AAA family ATPase has translation MSITIVGYSLIETLYEGTTTCVYRASQEAEQVSVIIKTLKAEYPTLEELTRLRHEYELLQALEIEEIVKPIALESYQNGLALILPDFGGETLKNFITSQKFELSQFLHIAIQLASTLAQLHQNNIIHKDIKPHNILINLKIGKVTIIDFSISSRLSEENQSISNPNLLEGTLPYMSPEQTGRMNRSIDYRTDFYSLGVTFYEMLTGQLPFQATDSLELVHCHIAKTPVPPHLINSEIPEVLSEIVMKLLAKTAEERYQSALGLKADLEICLKMLQTSGDISRFKVGELDLFSQFYISQKLYGREQEVSLLMDAFERISNPPQPPLGRQGKGGIEMMLISGYSGIGKSSLVNEIHKPIVAARGYFISGKFDQFQRNIPYSAIIDTFQSLVKQLLTESEAQLAQWQEKILAVLGTNAQVIIDVVPEVELIIGKQPAAPELAPIEAQNRFNLVFQNFIRVFCSQEHPLVIFLDDLQWTDSATLKLLEVIITDAETGYLFFIGAYRDNEVNRTHPLMITLDSLRSQGVIINNITLAPLALDHLRNLIADTLHSDTIAVKPLAELVIRKTSGNPFFVNQFLKTLYQENLLTFTLPSQDSQAFWQWDISNIEAMGITGNVVELMIRKLRKLPDSTQQILQLAACVGNTFDLQTLSIIYKRSAAVAYRHLWGAIQEGLILPISGLKSIPEDIIDTHLVSLEFKFLHDRVQQAAYALINDSYKQVTHLQIGRLLWQNTASEARLKKIFEIVDHLNLGRELISDKSERTEIAKLNLMAGQKAKAAAAHAAATKYLQAGLVLLADFSWETEYELTLSLHTEAAEAAYLNGDVEAMQRLAEIVQARAKTLLDSVKVYEVQIQAYMGQNKLLEALNTGLQVLKQLGLEFPDSPNPSDIGQALGETAAILSGTRTEELIDLPEMTDPHRLAAIRILSRIFAVCYCGMPLLAPLTVCKQIDLSVQYGNASVSPFAYALYGLLLCAIVGDIDRGYEFGQLALRLVSKLNAKEIETKTYHMVPAGVLHWKEHARNTLEPLLSAFSSGLETGDLEYAGFAIMVWSHYSFFAGKELIQFERELATYADAVRQISQETALNSIKICWQAVLTLMGRSHNQCQLKGEVYDEEEMLPLHQQTNDQLAIHYLYLHKLALCYGFENYPEALKHIPHIESSFGASAGQPTAIIFYFYDSLVRVAVYSETSQSEQQDILNRVQTNQEKIQKWAHYAPMNYLHKYYLVEAERHRVLGEKIEAMEMYDKSIALAKDNEYINEQALAHELAAKFYLSWGKDAIAQLYMQKAHYAYQVWGAKRKVDDLEEKYPYLLTGTSARSRTQTTVNQITNSLTTTSHSRTNSSLDLATVMKASQTISGEIVLSNLLSQLMNIAIENAGAEKGILILDKLGNLFIEAQTNIEQNNVILLQSIPVCGGQQLPISIINYVERTHKDVVLKDASASSIFSTDIYILSNQPKSVLCTPLIHQGKLIGILYLENNLMTDAFTSERLEVLRVLSSQAAISIENARLYTDLEEALQNLETKVQQRTLELQENNLRLQAEIHERQRAEEAAEAANRAKSEFLANMSHELRTPLNGILGYTQIFKKYKNLTEQQKNGIGIIHQCGEHLLTLINDILDLSKIEARKMELYPKEFDFPEFINGIYEICHIRAEQKGIELLYETLSPLPQGIRADEKRLRQVLINLVGNAVKFTERGSVTFKVGYQEGKLRFQVEDTGIGIAQQQLEEIFLPFQQVGEESRKTEGTGLGLAISRQLIELMNTSINVKSTLGKGSIFWFDLDVPEVAFRDNIAKGRERNISTFKGKKRRVLVVDDKWMNRSVLVNILEPLGFEVVEVANGLDALNKVHEFKPDVIFMDLVMPVMDGFEATRRLRTLPELKDVVVIAISASVFNFDRQQSQEVGCDDFLPKPIREAELLEKLRLHLGLEWIYEETTSDSPEPKELHPESETPHAKLIVPPAQEVAALLDMARRGDLRGLAKRATQLEELDQQWVPFATHLRQLAKEFKGKQIREFLKTI, from the coding sequence ATGAGTATCACTATTGTCGGCTACAGCCTGATCGAAACCCTTTATGAAGGTACCACTACTTGCGTTTATCGTGCTTCCCAGGAGGCAGAGCAAGTTTCGGTAATTATTAAAACTCTTAAAGCTGAGTATCCCACTCTAGAAGAACTTACTCGATTAAGACATGAGTATGAACTACTCCAAGCCCTAGAGATCGAAGAAATTGTTAAACCTATAGCTTTAGAGAGCTATCAAAACGGTCTGGCGTTAATTTTGCCAGACTTTGGCGGAGAAACGCTGAAAAACTTTATCACTAGTCAAAAGTTCGAGCTAAGTCAGTTTTTGCATATTGCTATTCAATTAGCTTCAACGCTAGCCCAGCTCCATCAAAACAATATTATTCATAAAGATATTAAACCTCACAATATTCTGATAAATCTCAAAATCGGTAAAGTTACAATTATAGACTTTAGTATTTCATCACGCCTGTCGGAAGAAAACCAAAGCATCAGTAATCCCAATTTGCTCGAAGGTACCCTTCCTTATATGTCGCCTGAGCAAACTGGGAGGATGAACCGCTCAATTGACTACCGCACTGACTTTTATTCCTTAGGCGTTACCTTTTATGAAATGCTGACGGGACAGCTACCCTTTCAAGCAACTGACTCCCTGGAATTAGTTCACTGTCATATTGCTAAAACACCAGTACCTCCCCACCTTATAAATTCAGAAATTCCAGAGGTGCTGTCTGAGATTGTGATGAAATTACTTGCCAAGACAGCAGAAGAGCGCTATCAGAGTGCGCTAGGTCTTAAAGCTGATTTGGAGATTTGTCTAAAGATGCTGCAAACATCTGGCGATATTTCTCGTTTTAAGGTGGGAGAGTTGGATTTATTTAGCCAATTTTATATTTCGCAAAAACTGTATGGGCGTGAACAGGAAGTTAGTCTGTTAATGGATGCCTTTGAGCGAATCAGTAACCCCCCTCAACCTCCCCTTGGTAGGCAGGGGAAGGGAGGGATCGAGATGATGCTTATTTCCGGCTACTCCGGAATTGGTAAATCTTCTTTAGTGAATGAAATTCATAAACCAATTGTCGCGGCGCGGGGCTACTTCATTTCCGGTAAATTTGACCAATTTCAACGCAATATTCCTTACTCGGCTATCATCGATACTTTTCAATCATTAGTAAAGCAACTACTAACTGAAAGTGAAGCACAACTCGCTCAATGGCAAGAAAAAATTTTAGCTGTCCTTGGGACAAATGCACAAGTCATTATTGATGTAGTTCCGGAAGTAGAACTCATTATTGGTAAGCAGCCAGCCGCTCCAGAGCTAGCGCCAATCGAAGCACAAAACCGTTTTAATTTAGTATTTCAGAACTTCATCCGTGTATTCTGCTCACAAGAGCATCCTTTAGTTATCTTTTTAGATGATTTGCAATGGACGGATTCTGCAACCCTGAAGTTACTAGAAGTGATAATCACAGATGCAGAAACGGGCTATTTATTCTTTATCGGAGCGTATCGAGATAACGAAGTTAATCGGACGCATCCCTTAATGATTACTCTTGATTCGCTTCGTTCCCAAGGTGTCATTATTAATAACATCACCTTAGCTCCCTTAGCACTTGACCATCTTAGGAATCTAATTGCTGACACACTACACAGTGATACCATTGCCGTCAAACCCTTAGCCGAATTAGTAATCAGGAAAACTTCTGGCAATCCTTTCTTTGTTAATCAATTTCTCAAAACTCTGTATCAGGAAAACCTGTTAACGTTTACCCTCCCGTCCCAAGACAGCCAAGCTTTTTGGCAATGGGATATCTCAAACATTGAGGCGATGGGTATTACTGGTAATGTTGTGGAGTTGATGATTCGGAAGTTGCGAAAATTGCCTGATTCTACACAGCAGATTTTGCAGTTGGCGGCTTGTGTTGGCAACACGTTTGACTTACAAACTCTCTCGATTATCTACAAGCGGTCGGCAGCAGTTGCGTATCGCCATCTTTGGGGAGCAATTCAGGAAGGCTTAATATTACCTATTTCTGGCTTGAAAAGCATACCAGAAGACATCATCGATACACATCTAGTTAGTCTGGAATTTAAGTTTCTCCATGACCGCGTGCAACAAGCCGCTTATGCTCTCATTAATGACAGCTATAAGCAAGTCACTCACTTGCAAATTGGTCGTTTACTCTGGCAAAACACTGCGTCAGAGGCACGGCTAAAAAAGATATTTGAAATCGTCGATCATCTAAACTTGGGACGTGAACTAATTAGCGATAAATCCGAACGAACTGAAATCGCCAAACTTAACTTAATGGCTGGACAGAAAGCCAAAGCAGCAGCGGCTCATGCTGCCGCTACCAAATATTTGCAAGCGGGTTTAGTACTGTTAGCAGATTTCAGTTGGGAGACTGAGTACGAACTAACGTTATCGCTGCATACTGAAGCGGCAGAAGCAGCCTATCTGAACGGTGACGTTGAAGCAATGCAGAGATTGGCTGAAATCGTGCAAGCTCGCGCCAAAACACTACTGGATAGCGTAAAAGTGTACGAAGTCCAGATTCAAGCCTATATGGGGCAGAACAAGCTGCTGGAAGCGCTGAATACAGGATTGCAAGTCTTAAAGCAGTTAGGGCTAGAATTTCCTGACTCGCCAAACCCATCAGATATTGGGCAGGCATTAGGAGAAACGGCGGCAATTTTGAGCGGAACGCGAACTGAGGAATTAATCGATCTCCCTGAAATGACAGATCCTCATCGACTGGCAGCCATCAGAATTCTGTCAAGAATATTTGCTGTTTGCTATTGTGGCATGCCTTTACTAGCGCCTTTAACCGTGTGTAAGCAGATTGATTTATCTGTGCAATATGGCAATGCGTCTGTATCTCCTTTTGCCTATGCTTTATATGGTCTTCTGCTTTGCGCGATCGTAGGAGACATTGATCGGGGCTATGAGTTCGGTCAATTAGCGTTACGTCTAGTATCCAAGTTAAATGCTAAGGAGATCGAAACCAAGACATACCACATGGTGCCTGCGGGTGTCCTACATTGGAAAGAACATGCCAGGAATACCTTAGAACCTCTCCTTTCAGCTTTCTCTAGCGGGCTGGAAACTGGAGATTTAGAATATGCTGGCTTTGCCATCATGGTCTGGAGCCACTACTCGTTTTTTGCTGGCAAGGAACTTATCCAATTTGAACGAGAACTCGCCACTTACGCAGATGCTGTTCGTCAAATCAGCCAAGAGACAGCTCTTAATAGTATAAAAATTTGTTGGCAAGCCGTCCTAACTCTGATGGGAAGAAGCCACAATCAGTGTCAGCTAAAGGGGGAGGTCTACGATGAAGAGGAAATGCTGCCCCTACATCAGCAAACGAACGATCAACTGGCAATTCATTACTTATATTTGCACAAACTTGCGCTTTGTTATGGGTTTGAAAATTACCCAGAAGCCTTGAAGCATATCCCTCACATAGAGAGTTCTTTCGGCGCATCGGCAGGGCAACCAACGGCTATTATTTTTTATTTTTATGATTCTCTAGTACGCGTCGCTGTATATTCTGAAACTTCACAGTCTGAGCAACAGGACATTCTTAATCGAGTACAAACGAATCAAGAAAAAATACAAAAATGGGCGCATTATGCTCCAATGAATTATTTGCATAAATACTATCTAGTGGAGGCAGAACGCCATCGAGTTTTAGGCGAAAAAATTGAGGCAATGGAAATGTACGACAAATCCATTGCTTTAGCTAAAGACAATGAGTACATCAATGAACAAGCCCTTGCTCACGAACTCGCTGCCAAATTCTACCTATCATGGGGGAAAGACGCGATCGCCCAACTTTATATGCAAAAGGCTCATTACGCTTATCAAGTTTGGGGCGCTAAACGTAAAGTTGATGATTTAGAAGAAAAATACCCCTATTTATTGACTGGAACTTCAGCTAGAAGCCGAACCCAAACTACAGTTAACCAAATAACCAATTCTCTAACTACTACCAGTCATTCCAGAACGAATAGTAGCTTAGACTTAGCCACTGTTATGAAAGCCTCTCAAACTATTTCAGGTGAAATAGTATTAAGTAATTTATTAAGTCAATTAATGAACATTGCTATTGAGAATGCTGGTGCGGAAAAAGGAATTTTAATTTTAGATAAATTAGGCAATCTTTTTATAGAAGCACAAACTAATATTGAACAAAATAACGTTATATTATTGCAGTCAATTCCCGTGTGTGGCGGTCAGCAATTACCTATATCTATAATTAACTATGTCGAAAGAACTCATAAAGATGTGGTTTTAAAGGATGCTTCTGCTTCCAGCATCTTTAGTACAGATATTTACATACTTAGCAATCAACCAAAATCCGTTTTATGTACACCGCTAATCCACCAAGGTAAACTCATCGGTATTCTTTATTTAGAAAATAATTTAATGACTGATGCTTTCACCTCTGAGCGATTAGAAGTATTAAGAGTTTTATCATCACAGGCCGCCATATCAATCGAAAATGCGCGTCTTTATACAGATTTAGAAGAAGCTCTGCAAAATTTGGAAACCAAAGTACAACAGCGCACCTTGGAGTTACAGGAAAACAATTTACGGCTACAAGCAGAAATTCACGAACGCCAGCGAGCTGAAGAAGCCGCCGAAGCCGCTAACCGTGCCAAGAGTGAATTCCTGGCTAACATGAGCCACGAACTCCGCACTCCGCTCAATGGGATATTGGGTTACACCCAAATCTTTAAAAAGTATAAAAATTTAACGGAGCAGCAAAAGAATGGTATTGGTATTATTCATCAGTGCGGCGAACATCTACTGACCCTGATCAACGATATTTTAGACCTCTCTAAAATCGAAGCTCGAAAAATGGAGCTTTACCCCAAAGAATTTGATTTTCCTGAATTTATTAATGGCATTTATGAAATCTGCCATATCCGTGCCGAGCAAAAGGGTATCGAGTTACTTTACGAAACTCTTTCCCCACTCCCTCAAGGTATCCGAGCTGATGAAAAAAGGTTGCGGCAAGTTTTGATTAACTTAGTGGGCAATGCTGTCAAGTTCACTGAAAGAGGAAGTGTAACGTTCAAAGTAGGGTATCAGGAGGGGAAACTACGGTTTCAAGTGGAAGATACAGGCATTGGCATTGCCCAGCAGCAATTAGAAGAAATCTTTTTGCCCTTTCAGCAGGTGGGTGAGGAAAGTCGGAAGACTGAAGGAACGGGATTGGGGCTGGCAATTAGCCGTCAATTAATTGAGTTGATGAATACGTCAATTAATGTCAAGAGTACCTTAGGTAAAGGAAGTATTTTCTGGTTTGATTTAGATGTACCTGAGGTTGCCTTCAGAGATAATATTGCTAAGGGTCGGGAACGTAACATTAGTACTTTCAAAGGTAAAAAACGCAGGGTTTTAGTCGTAGATGACAAGTGGATGAATCGCTCTGTCCTCGTCAATATACTAGAGCCTTTAGGGTTTGAAGTAGTTGAAGTAGCCAACGGCTTAGACGCTCTTAATAAAGTGCATGAGTTTAAGCCAGATGTAATATTTATGGATTTGGTGATGCCCGTGATGGACGGATTTGAAGCGACTCGTCGCCTCAGGACGTTACCAGAGCTTAAAGATGTCGTGGTGATTGCCATCTCGGCTAGCGTATTTAATTTTGATCGCCAGCAGAGTCAGGAAGTTGGTTGTGATGATTTTCTGCCCAAGCCAATTCGGGAAGCGGAGCTTTTAGAGAAATTACGCCTTCATTTGGGACTGGAATGGATTTACGAGGAGACAACGAGCGATAGCCCAGAACCAAAGGAGCTTCATCCCGAATCTGAAACTCCACATGCAAAATTGATTGTTCCGCCTGCCCAAGAGGTCGCTGCATTGCTCGATATGGCCAGGAGGGGCGACCTCAGAGGGCTGGCTAAGCGGGCGACTCAATTGGAGGAGTTAGATCAGCAATGGGTACCGTTTGCAACCCATCTGCGTCAACTGGCTAAAGAATTTAAAGGAAAACAAATTCGAGAATTTCTCAAAACAATTTGA